From a region of the bacterium genome:
- a CDS encoding methyltransferase domain-containing protein, with protein MKKSLRTVKQVLDKVLGTKVDEIYWRSRKRTWAKACISSESLLHPHRKFLIERIDLYSPFESLIEIGCGAGPNLYLIAKRFPKVKLYGIDINKNAVEVGRNFFAAEGINSVSLGVGKSENLCSFSDKSIDLALTDAVLIYIAPDKIEKVIKQLVRVVRKTLIFVEWHSNSQTSIYNDHWAHNYKNILKDFILPNKIKFTKIPENIWAGDWAKYGYIIESTLKP; from the coding sequence ATGAAGAAATCATTAAGAACAGTTAAGCAGGTATTAGATAAAGTTCTTGGAACAAAAGTTGATGAAATTTATTGGCGATCTCGAAAAAGGACATGGGCAAAAGCCTGTATTTCCTCAGAATCATTATTACATCCGCATCGCAAATTTTTAATTGAAAGGATAGATTTGTATTCTCCATTTGAATCGTTGATTGAAATCGGCTGTGGTGCTGGTCCTAACCTTTATCTAATTGCAAAGAGATTTCCAAAGGTAAAACTTTATGGAATTGACATTAATAAAAATGCTGTGGAAGTAGGTCGTAACTTCTTTGCGGCAGAAGGTATTAATTCTGTCTCTCTGGGTGTAGGTAAATCTGAAAACTTATGTTCATTCTCAGATAAAAGCATTGACCTGGCTTTAACTGATGCAGTTTTAATTTATATTGCTCCAGACAAAATTGAAAAGGTAATAAAGCAATTAGTTCGTGTTGTGCGAAAAACACTGATATTTGTGGAATGGCATAGTAATTCACAAACATCAATTTATAATGATCATTGGGCACATAATTACAAAAATATATTAAAAGATTTTATTCTCCCAAATAAAATAAAATTTACTAAAATTCCAGAAAATATTTGGGCTGGAGATTGGGCAAAATACGGATATATAATTGAATCAACATTAAAACCATGA